The Scylla paramamosain isolate STU-SP2022 chromosome 20, ASM3559412v1, whole genome shotgun sequence nucleotide sequence ctcctctacttctctcAACCTCTTCCTTAGCATACACTGTCTCCTCTCCTGCCCTGACatctcccctgcctccctcagtCCCCTCATACAGCCACAGGTATCACAGTGAGGCCCAGGCACCACCTCCCTGGTCTTGGCACTCCTTCAGGCTCCTTCATAGAGACTGGCCAGCAAATCCATGAGCACTGGATCAATAATCCATCCCAGTGGAGCAATAAGGCAAGTCAGTCAGTgccagaaaataatgaaacaatatCCATGAACACCGAAGACACCTGGAACCATCAAACATATACtaattaatagtaataacagtgcatacatgaacacacacacacacacacataaattaacatgcgcacacacaaaaacaggTATAGAAATAATAacttttgtacacacacacacacacacacacacacacacacacacacacacacacacacacacacacacacacacaacatgagCATTAACCATCTCCCAGCAAATAaaagtaatacacacacacaaacacacacaaaacagtatCACCATAAACATTTCAACAACAAATACTTGTATACAGAGGAAAACAAGCAGAACTGAAGACCACCATTCACTCAGTCTTCCCTCCAGACAGCTTGCAGAGGCACCTTATATGTACCATTTGTCCTTTGAGGGTTAGCTGAGGAACACTGGAACCTTGGACTCCGCTTCTCCCACTGTCCCATTGACTGATATTCCATTGCCTTCCTCATTGTCAATCTGTGAAGACATGACAGTGAATGTGAGTGAGGAATTCAGCATatactatttctttctctctctctctctctcttttcctcctaaaTCTTACCACAACTTTAACTATATTTTGAAGGAAAATTATCAAGATATCAAACTAAACTGCACCagacatttactttttttccttagccATCATACTcctgacaatgaaaaaaatccaCTTGCACTTCATCCAGCTGCCAGCTGAAACACACCTGTGAGGAGGGGCCACAGCTGGGCAGCGGCCGGGGCATAAGTGGCGTTGGCTCCGGGATGAGAGCGTCGTGCATGGCGTATCTCCAGGTCCACTTCTTTGCTACTTGCTCAAACTGCTTCTTGTTGGACTCGTACAGCTGTCCTATCTCAGGCTCCATACACACCTGTTGACACATGTGTGTCTAAACTTTCTCACATCAGCCTaccctgtttctgtatttccctcttcctatgactttaattctttcaagagggaagtttcaagacacttttcctccAACTTCTCTTTAAACAAtggtacctcagtgggccttttcttaactttctttttgttgcccttggccagaacctctcttacatgaaaaaaattaattaatattaaaatataaaatataaataaattaaaatataaataaataaattaaaatataaataaaaatataaaatctaCATAAATCAAAAGAATATGTTTAAGATGCattcagaaaacaaaacatcacaagCATGACTCAGTTCTGCAAAAAGCACAATTaggtctgacacacacacacacacacacaatgaaattACAAACAAAAGtacgagaataagaaaaacctactaaaaattacaataaaaccACAAGaacaaatcaagaaaacaacaatcataaccaaaaaaataagaaaacattatgaaaagaacaaattaagAGAATCGGACCAAACCTtcaagtacataaaaaaaaaatctagaaagtACAATCtataacaaacaaaaggaaaacaggaaatctACATCACCACCAAGCCATAAAAGCATATAACACATCctaccaccaaaaccaccaccaccaccaccaccaccaccaccaccaccagcccaccTTAGTGTAGGGGTCGGTGAGGAGGGACTGGATGGAGATGAGGACCTTGGAGATGGTGAGAGCCAGCGACCAATTGTGCTGGATGGAGTCAATGCCAATGTCCCCATGACGCGATACATTGGGGTGGAAGATCTTAGTGATGAAGCACACAATGGGAGGGCACAGAGggtagctggaggaggaagattaggaagggaatgaaaatggagacaaaacattattaaaggatcaaatacactgaaattaTTGAGATGCATTGATGGGAGGACATGGGGGTAGCtggcggaggaggaaaaggagaggaagagagcgaaAATGTGGAGGCAAAGAATTATTATAGGATCAAATGCACTGAAATTATACAATGGGAATATACAACAGAAATCACTCAAAACCTCACTGGCTCTGTAATGAGAGTTAATGGAATTTATGTACACCAAACCCCACAAATATTGCAAGCACTGATGTAGCAAATACTGGACATAACAAATGCTTCAAGTCTATCAAACAAACCTCATATATAGCAGTCTCCTGATTATTATTAGAAGTAAATATAATGATCCTACAAAGCCTCCCAAACAACCACTGCAAATTGGAAGCTAATTTTCACTAAATGCAATCAGAATAACTACAATCTGAATACCTACTACCAACTCCACTTCAATAACTTTAGCCCACAGAAAGACCTCAGAGTGAAAACCATCAGATAGAGCCCATTTTCAGATAACTACCCTTCACCTATATAGTTCATTATTCCCTAAGCTTACTGTAATTGTCTCTATCAATTAAAACCCACCACTGATTCCCTCCATACCCTTCCTTGATACACAGGAAAGCAGACACCACTCATTCACCTTACCTGGTTTCTATGGGATGCCGATGTCCGTACTCACCTGTGTGGGATTTGAATGTATAGGAAGAAGGTGCCCCCCTCATAGGGAGAGCCAGCTGGACCCCTGATGGATGCCTGCCAGTGCACCGATAGCTCATCCAGAGGACACGCCTGGATGCCCTCCGGTGGGTCTGATCTCAACGCTGCAAGAGTGAGAGAAACATTAAGTGGTGTTCATGAGGTGTGATAGTACAAAGAAAACTAGAGTGTGGAGCATGAGATGAATACATAATACATATAATGACAATAACTGAGGGGTAAGAAAAAATTACTGTAATGTTCATTAATACAGAAAAGTAGAGTGAGAAGCATAAAACAGTGTGTGAGGTGTGACATTTGTGAGGTTAACTGGAGCGTGAAACATTAGTACGTGAAAGTGAGGTGATTACTGAAATGgtctatgaagataaaaggagagcCAAGGGGACTCACATCTTAGTTCGTTGCGCAGGCGGTTCTTCCTCCATGAATTTTCATTGTTGAGCGGCTGAGTGAGCAGAGACATCTTGTGGAGGCACATGAAACACGGGGCACTCTCAGTCCTGCAGCACAAGACAAAGGATGTTGTGTAAGTCCAGGGTGTGAGTGAGTCTAGGGCATGTTTGGGGTGTGAGTCTGGCATGTGAGTTTGAACCATGTCTGGGACATGAGTCTGGGATGTCTTTTGTATTGATTTACTTTTTCAATAGTCCTCAGTGAACTCATTAATTGTTTGTTGTCATGTCTCTTTACACTCTTTTGGAATGCAACCCTTCCTGTTGCCATGATTCCTCACCAGAACATTAAATTTGATCATGTGAAGCTTACACAGTGCAAGCTTTCCATTAATCTAACCTcattttcaaaattaaataaacaatacaTAACTAAATAAATTCAATTTAAAACCAAACACCAAGAAAGTACCATTGGTTTGTCTGATAGATTGACTGCAATTTTTAGCAATCCAACAataaggtcacacacacacacacacacacacacacacacattgttagcAAGTTACTTTATcaacagaaaatagaaaaataacatgCAACTCCAACATGACATCACATAATatataagagataaaaaataatactaagctgtaaagaaaggaaagttatcATTTGTCCAAAacacctgacccaacctaagctaacacacacacacacacacacacacacacacacaacaaaaaacaaatattccaATTCAAAATTTCACCCACATATAAGCATCTGttccctttcaccaccaccaccaccagacaggCAGCACTTACAGCTTGGTATAGATCCTCTGCCAGGGCACCTCCAAGTAAAGGCTAGAGAAAAGTGGCCAGCGGCGGCGGGTGTAGCGCTGCCACTGCTCCTCAGGGACATGACGGCGCACCAGCTGACTCCACCGCTGGCACACCTGACCCACCGCCCACAGCGTCATGTCATCCAGGAAATCAAACACTAGCATCCacactgagggagagagagagagagtggaggtggatgatgtttttatttttttttatttatttattttattttatttcattttatttgtaggagcagcactggccaagggcaataaaatttataatgaaaaggcccattgagctgccagtccctaaaggaaaAGATCTGTGTTTATCATATTCTTTGCTTTGTATTCATGTTTGTTTGCACCTATTTGCTTTGtattttcacttcttccttgcacacacacacacacacacacacacacacaaattcgcAGCTTTAAAGATATATatgacaaattaactttaaaagacaggacattacaagcttgactcagtcctgtaaaaatacaataacatacataaaaaacaatTAGGTAAGagcagaaacacaaacaaacatatccATAGAAAGCATTACAATatacacaaagaaataaaaccaaagCTAAAGATTAAATCTATCACCTCTTCATAAGATGAGAATAACAGTAACAAACTCAAgctaccaccacctcaccagtACTCAGACACAAACCCTCACCTTCAGGAGGCATGCGATGGATCAGCGTGGGGTCAAGGTTCTCACTGGGCCGGGGACACGTGAGGCGGGTGATTTGCTCCTGGAGTGCCGGCTGTACCAACGCTCGGCCCTCAGCACTCCTCACTGTCGCCACCCTAGCCTTTGCCACCCTCACCCCACCCCCTGccgccccttcccttcctgcaccCCCTCTCCTGCAGCCATCTCGTCCCCCCATCAACATCCCACTCACAGGTGACCCTGCACCACcagacacaccaccacacaccccacTTACCCCAGGGAGATTCAGACCTCCACCAGCACCCCCAGAGATGTCTATTGCTACCCCAGACACTCCTTCTCCATTGCCTCCACCGCCAAGGCCTCCATCCACCCCCGCCTCCACCCCAACCTCCATGTAATCAAAATCAACATGATCCATTGCTGATGCCACCTCCTGGAAGGCCTTGGGGTCCATGCCATGCTGGGGGAAGGCCTGAGGGGCAGTCTCAGGGGGAAGCTGCTCCTGTGTCTGGTAATAGTCACTTGGTTCTCTTGGTTCTTCATTGCCTGAGTCCCCATCATCTGTTTTCTGTGGGTGTTTGAAAGTAGTGACCTGCTTGTcttagtgagggagggaagaagactgaatatacagagagaatacacacacacacacacacacacacacacacacacacacacacacacacacacacacatacacacacacacacacacacacacacacacacaacaaatttGTGGAAAGTATGACAAGAAAAAGTACTGTGTAAGAAACAATACTTCAGTtttagaaaatgaaataaaaataacatgatataaaaaaaacaggacattATAAGCTTAATTCAATCCTGTAAAAACGCAAATCCTGGATAAATTCCcctaggtacacacacacacacacacacacacacacacacacacacacacacacacacacaaagaaaagagaaaaaaggaaatagaaaataataacaggaaTCAGTAATAAGTGAACAGATCCAAAGACCCAGAGagcaaagaaaatacataaggaGAAATGTTGAAAAGACCATTCTCCTGACCAACAAATGaagtgcatacacacacacacacacacatgcactcacCTCATGGTAGGGACGCACACTGGCCTGCTTGGAGGGGTCATCAGGGTACAGGAAGACGTGGCACGTGGCACACAGCGGCTGGCAGAAGTTTGGACCGTAGTAACCATTGCACTGGAAACACGCCTTGTGCTGCAGTGGGGTGGAAAGGACGCCAGTGAGGGAGACTGTATGGTGACTCAAACTTGGTGACAGAACGCACTTTAACATTGTACTGGATTGTGAAACAGGAGTAAATATGTCAATAAACTAAAAAATTATTCTGAACACTAGTATTTGGATTGTGAAATAGGAGCAAATGTGTCAATAAACTCAAAAATTATTCTGAACACTAGTACTGGATTGTGAAACATGTGAAAAGGTGTCAGTAAACTCAACCATTACTTTATCACATGTATGGGCACATCTCAGAATAATACCAGTCTCACAATGATATAGTCTTGCTTTTTTCAGTAAATAACATAATATACTTTACTCATACACATCGTTACCGTTGCTATGATAAGGGTTAAAGGGATGAAGGTTCCATTCTTTTAGTATTCTCTAGTACATACCTGCTTTCCCCACCCTGAAACCCTAAAGCCTTCCCACCACACCCCAGACTtgataaagaaacgaaaagaaaatgaaaggactgTATGACGCTGCAGCTTTTAGGAATTACCACAACACCTATGAGCACCTGCAATTAACTGAACCAATAGCACTGCAAGCTAACAATTATAAGAATAACATGTAGTAACATCAACAAACAATGGCAAAGAAATAGAACATAAACAAGAGgcacacaaagaagaagaagaagaagaagaggcatgcACACTAATGACAAACCCCAACTAACACTGAAGAAACTACCTCCCataggcaacacacacacacacacacgcacatcacTCCCAGCACAATGGTAACCTCCTCACAACTCCACATTTCCTCCTTAACACGCttccacacccacgcccacgtCTCCCCACACGCCTTACTGGATGGGTGAAGTCCTCAGTAAACTCCGTCATTGGGAATAATGGTCGGCAAGCGCCTCAGAATCCCATGCACGAAGATTTTATTATCACGACAGCGTCCTGTGCTAGATGAGTGTTGCCAGTGTTGCCGCCACTGACTTGCATCCACACCCCTTGTCCCATACCAAGAATACCACATATACTTCATTAATACGTGTTTTTACTGAGTTTCATTCAAGTTTTTGTAGTATTAGAAATTTTAATTAGTCTTCACCTCGCACTAGAAATTTGTGACTAACGTGGGATATGGGAAATATGATGATGTTGTAATGTCTGTCCTTATAACTTTAATaaaagtgtgtgcgtgttgttTTACTGAATTACATCAATGGAATATATTACTATAAaaactttcctttatttgttttgcaCTAGAAATATCTAAATGTCGTGACCTGCGATACATATATAGTAAAATTATCATGTCAAGGTCAAGCGAGAATCTGGTAACACTGCACTACCataacaacatcatcatcatcatcatcatcatcatcatcattatcattttcatcaacCCCATTTCACATATTTTATACCTTTAAGtcatcgtaataataataataataataataataataataataataataataataataataataatactcttttTATCTCTGCTACGTATTGAATCTAATATGTATTTTAAACACCAGTAGAGGATTAGCAGTGAAATACGTATGGCAAGTAAAAGAATTACATTTGGCATTCTTGAAAAATTTGTGCCTGATATGCAAATGCGTAGACAGAATACTCGAGGGAAATGTGTAGGATATATCAAATCAAAGCAACGCAACCATATTAACAGTACTTTATTAACGCCAAACATTTGCAGCATGACAAACAGGCCACATGATAAGAAGACCAAGGGCAAAAGGAACATTTAAGAGggataagaggagaaaaatgcgTATCATATATTTTCAGCATCATAAACATACTGCgtgagaagaagaacaaggataaGAGGGACATTTAAGAGGAATAGGGGGAGCATCTAAGAGAAGAACAAAtggagaataaggaaaacaagaggagaatAAGCATGTAAGAAGACCAAAAGGTGTGTGAGGAGCATGTAAAAACTAAGAGAGTGTTAAAGCATCCAATAGGAACATCCAAGAGGAAAATCTAAGAGGAGGCAAGGCAGGCGTCCCAGTCTGGCCAGAGCCTTTCTTTAATCCTCTTGACGTAGGAAACCAGGTTAGGGAACTCAtctgcgaagagagagagagagagagagagagagagagagagagagagagagagagagagagagagagagagagagagagagagaataaaaatataaaactgcaataaatacaaatataaatgaacaaatatggaaatagtagtagtagtagtagtagtagtagtagtagtagtagtagtagtagtagtagtagtagtagtagtagtagtagtagttataatgataaagaaacacataatacacgttcataattatctgtgtgtgtgtgtgtgtgtgtgtgtgtgtgcttctctcACCTGTCAGCATGGCGTGATAAGGTGATCGCTTGTAGTTGTACAAAATATTCGCCATCTGAGCAAACACCGTGCAGTCCACCTCGTTCATCTCCTCGCCCATCAGGTAACTCTTTTCACCTGCAATTAGGAACATGCAATAAATAATatcaattaataaataagcGATATCATTCTTTTAAATACTTCGACACCTTCTCTCGATTGCTTTTCATCAgattctagtgaaagttattagggttttagGGTTAGTGATAATTTGACATTAATTACGtacttttaacaggctataGTGGAAGTTACTCGTGTCTTTGaagttgttttcatattttcttctttctgtttatttcaaaCGGAACTTATTGGTCTGGGTCTCAAATATCCACTGTCAAAATAACGACCTTGTCTGACGCTTTGTAAGAttttatttgcgaaaaaaaaaaaacgatgacaCGGGATctagagaaagataaagaaaagatgaagataatgatgataatgacagcacacacacacacacacacacacacacacacacacacacctcctacCCACCTAAGTAATCAGATAGGGCTTGCAAGTCACGCCAGGCAAACTTCCTAACTTCCAGGTGTGGCAGGCGACCTACTCCCTGGTGCCAGAGTGTGTTAGTTCGCAACCACGCATACACACGCAGCCCTGCCCGCATGTACCAAGATGGCGGATTCCTGGCGCCCTCAAACAGATTCCTCCCGCCATCCATCTTGATGCGCCACTCTCGAAGACACCTATTTGTGaacagagggaagggatgagtaGGGAAGAGTAAGggtaggggaaaataaaaaaaaggaagaagaaatttagaggaagaaatggaaggtgaatataagggaaaagatgagaggagtgaaacaggaagaatgaaagaaagaaagtgaaaaaaaggaaaggagaagaaaataaataaaagaagatgggaaaggtaaacaaaaattacttatatccttatttttttcagtcctcttcttttttttccacttctttccactccaaccatcaccaccaccaccatcaccgcaacAACACTcactaacaagaaaaaaaaaaaaaaagtatcataaaCTTCATCTCTTTGAGGCCTCGTACCCCagctcctccatcaccaccaccaccaccaccacactcaccaacacaaaTGATCCTCCACCAACACAGTGAACGCCCTCGCCACTGCTTGCTCCACCGCAGAGAGGCTCGAACCCAGATTCAGGTTACGTCTTTGCCGCAGCTCCAGTACCACAACGCCAGAGTCCGCcacctcctccccgtcctccatGGTGACCCAGGGAGTAAGCCAGGACT carries:
- the LOC135110403 gene encoding uncharacterized protein LOC135110403 isoform X1; protein product: MTEFTEDFTHPHKACFQCNGYYGPNFCQPLCATCHVFLYPDDPSKQASVRPYHEKTDDGDSGNEEPREPSDYYQTQEQLPPETAPQAFPQHGMDPKAFQEVASAMDHVDFDYMEVGVEAGVDGGLGGGGNGEGVSGVAIDISGGAGGGLNLPGVSGVCGGVSGGAGSPVSGMLMGGRDGCRRGGAGREGAAGGGVRVAKARVATVRSAEGRALVQPALQEQITRLTCPRPSENLDPTLIHRMPPEVWMLVFDFLDDMTLWAVGQVCQRWSQLVRRHVPEEQWQRYTRRRWPLFSSLYLEVPWQRIYTKLTESAPCFMCLHKMSLLTQPLNNENSWRKNRLRNELRSLRSDPPEGIQACPLDELSVHWQASIRGPAGSPYEGGTFFLYIQIPHSYPLCPPIVCFITKIFHPNVSRHGDIGIDSIQHNWSLALTISKVLISIQSLLTDPYTKVCMEPEIGQLYESNKKQFEQVAKKWTWRYAMHDALIPEPTPLMPRPLPSCGPSSQIDNEEGNGISVNGTVGEAESKVPVFLS
- the LOC135110404 gene encoding failed axon connections homolog yields the protein MAGSDISSGGDCVVTVALLLVSVIAVCGAAVYLYVHLAKRRRRRAWAEARCVVVHCPSPGALTPSISPFVLKLLTFLRLAKIPYQLDHFEPLGESWLTPWVTMEDGEEVADSGVVVLELRQRRNLNLGSSLSAVEQAVARAFTVLVEDHLCWCLREWRIKMDGGRNLFEGARNPPSWYMRAGLRVYAWLRTNTLWHQGVGRLPHLEVRKFAWRDLQALSDYLGEKSYLMGEEMNEVDCTVFAQMANILYNYKRSPYHAMLTDEFPNLVSYVKRIKERLWPDWDACLASS
- the LOC135110403 gene encoding uncharacterized protein LOC135110403 isoform X2 codes for the protein MTEFTEDFTHPHKACFQCNGYYGPNFCQPLCATCHVFLYPDDPSKQASVRPYHEKTDDGDSGNEEPREPSDYYQTQEQLPPETAPQAFPQHGMDPKAFQEVASAMDHVDFDYMEVGVEAGVDGGLGGGGNGEGVSGVAIDISGGAGGGLNLPGVSGVCGGVSGGAGSPVSGMLMGGRDGCRRGGAGREGAAGGGVRVAKARVATVRSAEGRALVQPALQEQITRLTCPRPSENLDPTLIHRMPPEVWMLVFDFLDDMTLWAVGQVCQRWSQLVRRHVPEEQWQRYTRRRWPLFSSLYLEVPWQRIYTKLTESAPCFMCLHKMSLLTQPLNNENSWRKNRLRNELRSLRSDPPEGIQACPLDELSVHWQASIRGPAGSPYEGGTFFLYIQIPHSYPLCPPIVCFITKIFHPNVSRHGDIGIDSIQHNWSLALTISKVLISIQSLLTDPYTKVCMEPEIGQLYESNKKQFEQVAKKWTWRYAMHDALIPEPTPLMPRPLPSCGPSSQVCFSWQLDEVQVDFFHCQEYDG